In Zingiber officinale cultivar Zhangliang chromosome 1A, Zo_v1.1, whole genome shotgun sequence, a genomic segment contains:
- the LOC122017909 gene encoding protein GRAVITROPIC IN THE LIGHT 1-like, whose translation MDPEPPRTSMNSSMSIFPFSRLCKRRSVAVSASAKEFRNPNNHSSSNEAVDGSDDNKPQMTHKLFDAITALKYAYVQLQQAHLPYTPKKIKLADEVVVSVLQALSDLEETYRSRSSLSLEIHRHEDLLAQLRSKLRIKDLEMRRLRCENEKLDAENAALEKAVKQKLLPKKIFHLNQEMSPALFLNVFNLAAKSIHEFAKPLISLMKASGWDLDLAARSLYSSVAFAERSHKKYAFEAYLSQVMLDPAPLEDERFSLDQLDGVMNSQDPFDYLIADPDSQFGRFCRSKYALAVPSKMEDSFFGNLDQRSFVLSGRHPRTPFYQAFVAMSRWAWALQVMANSFVPKAEMFYAKNGQEFTREYMEDVVGGLVSNRGMKHVVGFTVTPGFRMASTIVPCRVYSYRMKVLHEQFQT comes from the coding sequence ATGGATCCTGAACCACCGAGAACAAGCATGAATTCCTCCATGTCCATCTTTCCGTTCTCCAGGCTGTGCAAGAGGAGGTCAGTGGCCGTGTCAGCGTCCGCCAAGGAGTTCCGGAACCCTAACAACCACTCCTCAAGTAACGAAGCTGTCGATGGCTCCGACGATAACAAGCCTCAGATGACGCACAAGCTATTTGACGCCATTACTGCTCTTAAGTATGCGTACGTGCAACTACAGCAAGCACACCTCCCTTACACACCGAAGAAGATAAAACTTGCTGATGAAGTCGTGGTCTCTGTGCTCCAGGCACTATCTGATCTCGAGGAAACTTACAGGTCTCGGTCTTCTCTGTCGTTGGAGATTCACCGACACGAGGATCTACTGGCACAGCTTCGATCAAAATTGCGCATCAAAGACTTGGAAATGCGCCGATTGAGGTGTGAAAACGAAAAGCTCGATGCAGAAAATGCAGCGCTGGAAAAGGCAGTTAAGCAGAAGCTCTTGCCGAAAAAGATTTTTCATCTGAATCAGGAAATGTCACCGGCTCTGTTCTTGAACGTCTTCAATCTCGCAGCAAAATCTATCCATGAGTTTGCCAAGCCACTCATTAGCTTGATGAAAGCTTCTGGGTGGGATCTCGATCTTGCTGCGAGGTCACTCTACAGCTCCGTCGCCTTTGCCGAAAGGTCACACAAGAAGTATGCGTTCGAGGCATATCTGTCTCAAGTAATGCTCGATCCTGCTCCTCTAGAGGATGAAAGATTCTCACTGGATCAATTAGACGGCGTGATGAATTCTCAAGATCCTTTCGATTATCTAATAGCAGATCCGGATTCTCAGTTTGGAAGATTTTGCCGTTCTAAATATGCATTAGCTGTGCCATCCAAGATGGAGGATTCATTCTTCGGCAATCTCGATCAGAGGTCGTTTGTACTGAGTGGCCGGCATCCGAGAACTCCATTTTACCAGGCATTTGTTGCGATGTCTAGATGGGCTTGGGCGCTTCAGGTGATGGCCAACTCCTTCGTTCCAAAGGCCGAGATGTTTTATGCCAAGAATGGGCAGGAATTCACGAGGGAGTACATGGAAGACGTGGTGGGTGGCCTTGTTTCCAACAGAGGGATGAAGCATGTTGTCGGGTTCACAGTGACTCCGGGCTTCAGGATGGCGAGCACCATTGTTCCCTGCAGGGTCTATTCCTACAGGATGAAAGTCCTCCATGAACAATTCCAGACTTGA